In Variovorax paradoxus, a single genomic region encodes these proteins:
- a CDS encoding aldo/keto reductase, whose translation MQHVTLNNGIQMPILGFGVFQIPDPKECRRSVVDAIESGYRLIDTAASYMNEAAVGEGLRESAVAREDLFVTSKLWVQDTGFERTRAAIDKSLRRLQLDYLDLYLIHQPYADVHGSWRAMEEACKAGKLRAIGVSNFEPDRLMDIVAFNEIPPAVNQIEVNPFHQQADSATFMRDNGVQAEAWAPFAEGRNNLFQNERLLGIGARHGKSVGQVVLRWLVQRGIVALAKSVRKERMQENLDVFDFELTVVDMAEIATLDNAASSFFSHRDPAIVKWMSERRLDL comes from the coding sequence ATGCAACACGTCACCCTGAACAACGGAATCCAGATGCCCATCCTCGGCTTTGGCGTTTTCCAGATACCGGACCCCAAGGAATGCCGGCGCAGCGTCGTTGACGCCATCGAATCCGGCTACCGCCTCATCGACACGGCGGCGTCGTACATGAACGAAGCGGCGGTGGGTGAGGGCCTGCGCGAAAGCGCAGTCGCGCGCGAAGATCTGTTCGTCACGAGCAAACTGTGGGTGCAGGACACCGGCTTCGAACGCACCCGCGCGGCCATCGACAAGTCTCTGCGCCGGTTGCAGCTGGACTACCTTGATCTTTATCTCATCCATCAGCCGTACGCCGATGTGCATGGCTCATGGCGGGCGATGGAGGAAGCTTGCAAAGCCGGAAAGCTGCGTGCGATCGGCGTGAGCAACTTTGAGCCGGACCGCCTGATGGACATCGTGGCCTTCAATGAGATTCCTCCGGCCGTCAACCAGATAGAGGTCAACCCCTTTCACCAGCAGGCCGACAGTGCGACATTCATGCGCGACAACGGCGTGCAGGCCGAGGCGTGGGCGCCTTTCGCCGAGGGCCGCAACAACCTCTTCCAGAACGAGCGTCTCCTCGGCATTGGCGCACGCCATGGCAAGTCGGTGGGCCAGGTCGTGCTGCGTTGGCTGGTTCAACGCGGCATCGTGGCGCTGGCGAAGTCGGTGCGCAAGGAGCGGATGCAGGAAAACCTGGACGTCTTCGACTTCGAGCTCACCGTCGTGGACATGGCCGAGATTGCAACGCTCGACAACGCCGCGAGCAGCTTCTTCTCGCACCGCGACCCGGCCATCGTGAAATGGATGAGCGAACGGCGACTCGACCTGTGA
- a CDS encoding SDR family oxidoreductase: MTQVIVVIGAGSIGQAIARRVSAGKHVLLADLRQANADTAALVLGEAGFEVTTATVDVSSRASVETLVKTATDLGDVTGVIHAAGVSPSQASPATILSVDLYGTALVLESFGHVIARGGSGVVIASMSGHRLPALTPEQDKALATTPTDELLSLSMLQPDQVSDPLNAYQISKRGNALRVMAEAVRWGRRGARVNTISPGIIVTPLAKDELAGPRGAGYRRMLEGSAAGRAGTPDEVGALGAFLMGPDGAFVTGSDFLMDGGVTAAHWYG; encoded by the coding sequence ATGACCCAGGTCATTGTCGTCATCGGAGCCGGATCGATCGGGCAAGCCATTGCTCGCCGCGTCAGCGCGGGCAAGCACGTCTTGCTTGCCGATCTGCGCCAAGCCAATGCAGACACTGCGGCACTGGTGCTCGGCGAGGCGGGTTTCGAGGTCACAACCGCCACAGTCGATGTCTCGTCCCGCGCTTCGGTGGAGACCCTCGTCAAGACGGCGACTGACCTCGGAGACGTGACCGGCGTCATCCATGCGGCGGGCGTCTCGCCCAGTCAGGCATCGCCGGCGACCATCCTGTCGGTGGACCTCTACGGCACCGCGCTGGTCCTGGAGTCGTTCGGCCATGTCATTGCGCGTGGCGGGTCCGGCGTCGTCATCGCATCCATGTCAGGCCACCGCTTGCCAGCACTGACGCCGGAACAGGACAAGGCGCTCGCAACCACGCCGACGGACGAACTGCTGTCGCTGTCGATGCTGCAGCCGGACCAGGTGTCCGATCCGTTGAACGCCTACCAGATCTCCAAGCGTGGCAATGCGCTGCGCGTGATGGCGGAAGCCGTGCGCTGGGGCCGGCGCGGCGCGCGGGTCAACACCATCAGTCCGGGAATCATCGTCACGCCGCTTGCCAAGGACGAACTGGCCGGGCCACGCGGTGCGGGGTATCGCCGCATGCTGGAAGGCTCGGCGGCAGGCCGTGCCGGCACACCCGACGAGGTAGGCGCACTCGGTGCATTCCTGATGGGCCCGGATGGCGCTTTTGTTACCGGCAGCGACTTTCTGATGGACGGCGGTGTCACCGCCGCCCACTGGTACGGATAG
- a CDS encoding IS5 family transposase, with product MRGADTFTESLFTMRRLEDFVPANHPLRPIRAMVNEALLKMDNLFAGMYEADIKGGRPSIAPEKLLRAMLLQIFFSVRSERQLMEQTQYNLLYRWFIGLAMDDAVWVPSVFTKNRERLIEHDAIIELFNHIVETAGRKGWLSGEHFSVDGTLIQAWASHRSFVRKDGGDDDDAGNNSTGSTSFKGQTRSNDTHASRTDGDARLYRKGKTASELRYMGHTLSDNRHGLIANAMVTQADGFAEREAAKVMINDARQAAASPKAEVTLGADKGYDAQEFVQACQDMGVTPHVAQNTSGRRSAVPDAIAASEGYALSQRKRKLIEQGFGWAKTVGGIRQVMVRGLKRVDHLFVLTMTAYNLTRMRSLGQIRPRTL from the coding sequence ATGCGCGGCGCCGACACCTTCACCGAGAGCTTATTCACGATGCGCCGCCTGGAGGACTTCGTACCCGCGAATCACCCGCTGCGTCCGATCCGCGCAATGGTCAATGAAGCGCTGCTCAAGATGGACAACCTGTTTGCCGGCATGTATGAGGCCGACATCAAGGGCGGGCGCCCCAGCATCGCACCCGAGAAGCTGCTGCGCGCGATGCTCTTGCAGATCTTCTTCAGCGTCCGCTCGGAGCGCCAGCTCATGGAGCAGACCCAGTACAACCTCTTGTATCGCTGGTTCATTGGCCTGGCCATGGACGATGCGGTCTGGGTTCCCAGCGTCTTCACCAAGAACCGCGAGCGCCTGATCGAGCACGACGCCATCATCGAACTGTTCAACCACATCGTCGAAACAGCTGGTCGCAAAGGCTGGCTATCGGGCGAACACTTCAGCGTCGATGGCACCCTCATCCAGGCGTGGGCCAGCCACAGGAGCTTCGTGCGCAAGGACGGCGGCGACGATGATGATGCGGGCAACAACTCGACCGGTAGCACCAGCTTCAAAGGTCAGACCCGCAGCAACGACACCCACGCCTCGCGCACCGATGGCGATGCGCGGCTGTACCGCAAGGGCAAGACCGCCAGTGAGTTGCGCTACATGGGCCATACCCTCTCGGACAATCGCCATGGCCTGATTGCCAACGCGATGGTCACACAAGCTGACGGCTTTGCCGAACGCGAAGCGGCCAAGGTCATGATCAATGATGCCCGGCAAGCGGCCGCGAGTCCGAAGGCCGAGGTCACGCTCGGTGCGGACAAGGGCTACGACGCGCAGGAGTTCGTCCAGGCATGCCAGGACATGGGCGTGACACCGCACGTGGCCCAGAACACTTCAGGTCGGCGCTCCGCGGTGCCCGACGCCATTGCTGCGAGCGAGGGCTATGCGTTGTCGCAGCGCAAACGCAAACTGATCGAGCAGGGCTTCGGCTGGGCCAAGACGGTGGGCGGAATTCGTCAGGTGATGGTGCGTGGGCTCAAGCGCGTTGACCATCTGTTCGTGCTGACGATGACGGCCTACAACTTGACGCGCATGCGTTCGCTGGGACAAATCCGTCCTCGGACACTCTGA